The proteins below come from a single Cannabis sativa cultivar Pink pepper isolate KNU-18-1 chromosome 3, ASM2916894v1, whole genome shotgun sequence genomic window:
- the LOC115708939 gene encoding F-box/kelch-repeat protein At3g23880, whose product MPNHSNDASVSPNHGSLCYEHHISSISTYTVNCLVLFSSTKGIEESESPIMANREEEEEEESVVCNNISFDLLENILSRLDVKSVKKCECVCKSWFSLLRTQYFMKLHLNSQQLPRVIFINYREASNSHDLSICSLGNGLFSEISLNQLPYSAMDSSSDDDESCSLSFIGSDKGIIGISDSRDNKLSPLYYIWNPTTNESKKLPPLNLIEDEYYRLRGLGYDPLTNDLKVVVFTSQLKKGHKIAIYNMRSNSWKAITMSNLFPEFKSVRVTPSISTSINVNNFIHWYIFYRNGNTSDDEDDPEIFTGIIAFDISKEKFNLVKLPQVEKGNNGGDIAKIFGCLSMIYVDEVTIVHVWVMKNYGDSDSWYEYLSFSLNDLILTKLGKFCRIRFLSDEILIVTLFLTGYICWYDSKSKTIQIISKRYPVIEFTTYVESVLRLNE is encoded by the exons ATGCCAAATCACTCAAACGATGCGAGTGTGTCTCCAAATCATGGCTCTCTCTGCTACGAACACCATATTTCATCAATCTCCACCTACACCGTCAACTGCCTCGTGTTGTTTTCCTCCACAAAAGGAATAGAAG AGTCTGAGTCTCCAATAATGGCTAatcgtgaagaagaagaagaagaagaaagtgtGGTTTGCAATAATATCTCTTTTGATTTACTAGAGAACATTCTTTCTAGACTCGATGTTAAATCTGTGAAAAAGTGTGAGTGTGTATGTAAATCTTGGTTCTCTCTACTAAGGACTCAATATTTCATGAAACTCCACCTCAACAGTCAACAACTACCTCGTGTTATTTTTATCAACTATAGAGAAGCATCCAACAGTCACGACTTATCAATTTGTAGTTTGGGTAATGGATTATTTTCTGAGATTTCCTTAAATCAACTGCCCTATTCTGCGATGGATTCATCATCGGATGATGATGAATCGTGTTCTTTATCATTTATAGGCAGTGATAAGGGCATAATAGGAATTTCTGATAGTAGGGATAATAAATTGAGTCCCTTGTATTATATATGGAACCCAACTACTAATGAGTCTAAAAAACTTCCTCCTTTAAATCTGATTGAAGATGAATATTATCGTTTACGTGGGCTTGGCTATGACCCCTTAACCAATGATTTAAAAGTGGTGGTTTTTACCTCTCAACTTAAAAAGGGTCATAAAATTGCGATTTATAATATGAGAAGCAATTCATGGAAAGCAATTACAATGTCTAACTTATTTCCAGAATTTAAATCTGTTAGGGTTACACCATCTATTAGCACGTCCATTAATGTTAATAACTTCATTCATTGGTATATTTTCTATAGAAATGGCAATAcaagtgatgatgaagatgatccGGAAATTTTTACAGGAATAATTGCTTTTGATATAAGTAAGGAGAAATTTAATCTTGTAAAGTTACCTCAAGTTGAGAAAGGTAATAATGGTGGAGACATAGCTAAAATTTTTGGGTGTCTTTCTATGATATATGTGGATGAAGTCACAATAGTTCACGTATGGGTTATGAAGAATTATGGTGATTCTGATTCTTGGTACGAATATTTGTCGTTTAGTTTAAATGATCTTATTCTAACTAAGCTTGGTAAATTTTGTCGAATAAGATTTTTAAGTGATGAGATTTTGATAGTTACTTTATTTTTGACTGGTTATATCTGTTGGTATGACTCCAAGAGTAAGACGATTCAAATTATAAGTAAAAGATATCCTGTGATTGAATTCACTACTTATGTTGAGAGCGTTTTAAGGTTAAATGAGTAA
- the LOC133035465 gene encoding F-box protein At4g22390-like, which translates to MSSLEILKFKSPIMANPDKEEEESVVCNDIAFDLLENILSRLDAKSVKKCECVCKSWLSLLRTQYFMNLHLNRQQLPRVIFLNYRKTSNNHDLSICSLNNVLFSEISLNQLPYFAMNSLSNDQLCSLSFIGSDKGIIGISDHRVNIFCPLYYLWNPTTNESKKLPPLDFIEDKSYRLRGLGYDPLTNDFKVVVFTSQLKEGHKIGIYSSRSNSWKAITMPNLFPEFESVIVTPFMSMSINVNNFIHWSICYKNGNTSDDKDLEFSTGIVAFDISKEKFNLIKLPQVKKGNDGVDIAKIFGCLSMIYVDEDTVFHVWVMKNYGDSNSWYKYLSFSLNELIPTRFSKFCRISFLSDEIMLVNLFLTGYFCWYNSKSKMIEILGERYPVFRFTTYAESVFRLNES; encoded by the coding sequence ATGTCttctttagaaattttaaaatttaagtctCCAATAATGGCTAATCctgacaaagaagaagaagaaagtgtGGTTTGCAATGATATCGCTTTTGATTTACTAGAGAACATTCTTTCTAGACTCGATGCTAAATCTGTGAAAAAGTGTGAGTGTGTATGTAAATCTTGGCTCTCTCTACTAAGGACTCAATATTTCATGAATCTCCACCTCAACCGTCAACAACTACCTCGTgttatttttctcaactatagAAAAACATCCAACAACCATGATTTATCAATTTGTAGTTTGAATAATGTATTATTTTCAGAGATTTCCTTAAATCAACTTCCCTATTTTGCCATGAATTCATTATCGAATGATCAATTATGTTCTTTATCATTTATAGGCAGTGATAAGGGCATAATAGGAATTTCTGATCACAGGGTTAATATATTCTGTCCCTTGTATTATTTATGGAACCCAACTACTAATGAGTCTAAAAAACTTCCTCCTTTAGATTTTATTGAAGATAAATCTTATCGTTTACGTGGACTTGGCTATGACCCCTTAACCAATGATTTCAAAGTGGTGGTTTTCACATCTCAACTTAAAGAGGGTCATAAAATTGGGATTTATAGTTCGAGAAGCAATTCATGGAAAGCAATTACAATGCCTAACCTATTTCCAGAATTTGAATCTGTTATTGTTACACCATTTATGAGCATGTCCATTAATGTTAATAACTTCATTCATTGGTCTATTTGCTATAAAAATGGTAATACAAGTGATGATAAAGATTTGGAGTTTTCTACAGGAATAGTTGCTTTTGATATAAGTAAAGAGAAATTTAATCTTATAAAATTACCTCAAGTTAAGAAAGGTAATGATGGTGTGGACATAGCTAAAATTTTTGGGTGTCTTTCTATGATATATGTGGATGAAGATACAGTATTTCACGTATGGGTTATGAAGAATTATGGTGATTCTAATTCTTGGTACAAATATTTGTCTTTTAGTTTAAATGAACTTATTCCAACTAGGTTTAGTAAATTTTGTCGAATAAGTTTTTTGAGTGATGAGATTATgttagttaatttatttttgactgGTTATTTCTGTTGGTATAACTCCAAAAGTAAGATGATTGAAATTTTAGGTGAAAGATATCCAGTGTTTAGATTCACCACTTATGCTGAGAGCGTTTTCAGGTTAAATGAGTCATAA